ATTCTCAAGCACAAACTGATGCACCAGCATCTGAATGATCCCATCGACTCGATTATGAACGTGCAACTCGAGTCACTCTCCCCCGAAGACGACGCACTGCAACTGGCCCACCTCTTTCGCGATCGCCGCAACAGCTGTATGGCTGTTACGGAACAAGGCCGGCTGGTCGGCAAACTGAGCTGCCGAGATCTCTTCCGCACCATCATGACTCTGGATTCGATTGAATCAACAGAAGAACAGGCATCGGAATCAGATTCACAGTCCACGGCAGAATCCAGTTCCCCCGCTTCTTCGATGAACCCGCCTCACCTCAGCCGCTACAGTCTGCGAAAACAACTGCTCCAGCTAAATGGCCTGAAGAGTCAGTAAACCTGCCTCGTGACCTGTCAACTTTGGGCCTTTAAGTCAATGCCCATATCCTCAAACAGGTATATCATATCTTCCCAAACATTTTTCTTCGCGGAGGGATTGCGCAACAGATACGACGGATGATACGTGCAGACAACCCGCGCCCGACCGTACTCATAAAACTGTCCCCGCATCTTCCCAATCGGCATTTCGGAATGCAGCAGATTCTTCGCCGCCACCGAGCCCCAGCAGACAATGTAATCGGGATCGACGATTTCAATTTGCGCGTCCAGAAAACCACGGCAGTTGTCGGCTTCTTCATTTGACGGGTTCCGGTTTCCCGGCGGGCGACAGCGCAGAATATTCGCAATATAAATATCACTGCGTTTCATCTGACAGGC
This genomic interval from Gimesia alba contains the following:
- a CDS encoding CBS domain-containing protein — translated: MQVQVRDLMTVNPVSVLTGTCLQEAATQMILAESAEIYVIDQQHKLIGVVPDYAILKHKLMHQHLNDPIDSIMNVQLESLSPEDDALQLAHLFRDRRNSCMAVTEQGRLVGKLSCRDLFRTIMTLDSIESTEEQASESDSQSTAESSSPASSMNPPHLSRYSLRKQLLQLNGLKSQ